One region of Xyrauchen texanus isolate HMW12.3.18 chromosome 11, RBS_HiC_50CHRs, whole genome shotgun sequence genomic DNA includes:
- the LOC127651793 gene encoding cell death-inducing p53-target protein 1 homolog produces the protein MDKEPNPPPYPGPQAQPADMNYPGEPADYPPQADQSTLLYPPPPPYGFGAPPITVQPTVVPVVTHMVMVTSLTNVPGHITCPHCLQDVITETEYLSGLLTWLICGTLALFVCWLCCCIPFCVDAGKDVKHSCPNCKKVIHIYKRV, from the exons ATGGACAAAGAACCCAATCCACCTCCATATCCTGGTCCTCAGGCACAACCAGCAGACATGAACTACCCCGGAGAGCCGGCAGACTACCCACCTCAAGCAG ATCAGTCAACTTTACTTTACCCTCCACCACCACCATATGGGTTTGGCGCTCCGCCCATCACAGTCCAGCCCACTGTTGTTCCTGTAG TTACGCATATGGTAATGGTGACTTCACTCACCAATGTACCGGGTCATATTACCTGTCCGCATTGCCTGCAAGATGTCATCACGGAAACTGAATACCTGAGTGGTTTACTCACCTGGTTAATCTGTGGAACTCTTGCTCTCTTTGT GTGCTGGCTATGTTGTTGCATTCCGTTCTGTGTGGACGCAGGTAAGGATGTGAAGCACAGCTGTCCAAACTgcaagaaagtcattcacatttaCAAGCGTGTGTAA
- the tekt4 gene encoding tektin-4: MSSQVLVSRPRFDTRAVAQNGSQPPIEPETSVKENLYAGTSAGLATAGYRSAKYTTDEWFANNSALLNRAVTDRSLAERIRHESKALKAETDTGTFRIQTEGTKHLGERLQDIHRWRSELERFIERLAAETDLQTRSRRRLERALDATEIPFAIAIDNLTCRERRFGPDLVQDQVEEELLKEVELIRSIQALLKKTVDQTVNQIRLNQEVKQTLELDWSDKQQAYSLDDQCGRYNNMSTDTQQHPSSAVLQDQVSDQEAWRKFTQDNLRLAEREEAASQALRQLSERVLRDTAEDLRAQCATVNWAFTQRCMELSQAKTQLELHLTQIVEQIGAQERNISYLQQALYDKEAPLRVAQSRLHYRAIRPNMELCRDQPQLSLLGEVSELSGTASALQQQLYEARRSLSDLEESRLTLEKDIACKTNSILIDREKCMTHRTRYPTVTTLSGY, translated from the exons ATGTCGTCTCAAGTGTTAGTCTCGCGACCCCGTTTTGACACTCGAGCTGTAGCGCAGAATGGCTCACAACCGCCGATCGAACCGGAGACCTCCGTTAAGGAAAACCTGTACGCCGGTACATCCGCCGGTCTGGCAACGGCGGGCTACCGGAGCGCCAAATACACCACCGACGAGTGGTTCGCCAATAACTCTGCCCTGCTGAACCGGGCAGTCACAGACCGGAGCCTCGCGGAGAGAATCCGCCACGAGTCCAAAGCGCTGAAAGCAGAAACCGACACCGGGACTTTTCGCATTCAGACCGAGGGCACCAAACACCTGGGCGAGCGCCTGCAGGACATCCACCGCTGGAGATCCGAGCTGGAGCGCTTCATCGAGCGCCTGGCCGCAGAAACAGACCTGCAGACGCGCTCCAGGAGGCGGCTGGAGAGAGCGCTGGACGCCACCGAGATCCCGTTCGCCATCGCCATTGATAACCTGACCTGCCGAGAGAGACGCTTCGGGCCGGACCTGGTGCAGGATCAGGTGGAGGAGGAACTACTGAAG GAAGTGGAGCTGATCAGAAGCATTCAggccctgctgaaaaaaactgtGGATCAAACTGTCAATCAGATAAG GCTGAACCAGGAGGTAAAGCAGACTCTTGAGTTAGACTGGTCTGATAAACAGCAGGCCTACAGTCTGGACGATCAGTGTGGTCGCTATAACAACATGAGCACAGACACACAACAGCATCCCAGCTCAGCGGTGCTGCAGGACCA GGTGAGTGATCAGGAGGCATGGCGTAAGTTTACTCAGGATAACTTGCGGCTGGCGGAGCGAGAGGAGGCGGCGAGTCAGGCCCTGCGGCAGCTGTCTGAGCGGGTTCTGCGGGACACTGCTGAGGACCTGCGGGCGCAATGTGCCACTGTAAATTGGGCATTCACCCAGCGCTGCATGGAGCTGAGCCAGGCCAAAACACAGCTGGAGCTCCACCTGACACAG ATTGTGGAGCAGATCGGGGCTCAGGAGCGGAATATTTCGTACCTGCAGCAGGCATTGTACGATAAAGAAGCTCCGCTCAGAGTGGCCCAGTCCAGACTGCATTACCGGGCCATTAGACCCAATATGGAGCTGTGCCGAGACCAGCCACAACTCAG TCTGTTAGGTGAGGTGTCAGAGCTCAGCGGTACAGCATCAGCCCTGCAGCAGCAGCTGTATGAAGCTCGCAGATCTTTATCTGACCTCGAGGAGAGCAGACTCACACTGGAGAAAGACATCGCCTGCAAAACCAACTCCATCCTCATTGACCGAGAGAAGTGTATGACACACCGCACACGATACCCTACTGTTACAACACTGTCTGGATACTGA